In Caloranaerobacter ferrireducens, the sequence ATCAGCAATCCCTTTTTTTCTTAATTCCTGCCTTAAATCATAAATATTAAATTTTTCTTTTTTCATATTTTCCTTCAATAATTTCCCATCTTTAATAAGATAAGTAGGTTTGCCATTTACAATATTTGCAATTTTCCTATTTTTGATTGCTATAAAAGCTAAAGCTATTTCTAATACTGCAATTGTAGATAAAATAAGTATTCCTTCCATAAGCGGCAACTCTTTATCTAATGCTACAGAACTCATTATATGACCAACACCTGTCATAAGTACTATATCAAAAGCACTCAACTCTCCGATAGAACGCTTACCCATAAAACGAACCATGATAAGTGCCAAAAAATATCCTAAAGTAGTCCTTAACATATATATAAAGTACCCAAAAATACTACTCTGCATGAAAATACCTCCACAAATTCTAATTCAAATTATATTTTGTGGAGATAAATCCTTTTTATGCAAAAATCTATTTTGCATCAAACGTTCTGATGAATTCCTCTAATTCTTTTTTAGTCTGAGCTAGCTCTATTTGTTTTTCATAAAGCTTATTTTGAAGTTCAGTAATAATTCTTTGTGTATTTTGCAATTCTTTTTCCTTCAAATCCAAAGCCTGCTCATATTTCTTTATTTTCTTTTGATATTCACTTAAGTTGTTATTTACATCATTTAACTCATTGCTTAACTTTTCATAATGAGACTTTATATCTTCAATTTCTGTTTCCTTTATCTTTATAATACTAAGCTTTTCTTCTATCTCTTTATCTTTTTCATTTATAATTTTATTTAAATTATCTACTAAACTCCTAGTTTTATACAACTCATCAGCAATAGTAAATGCTGTAAGAGTTGCAGCCATAGTTCGATTTAGTTTACTGTTTTTTTCTAATATATCTCTAATTTTATTATCTACATAATTTCCCAATTCCTTAATATATTCTTCAGACTCTTCACCTATTACTGTATATTCCTGACCTCTAATTCTAACCGTAACTTTCTTTTTTTCACCCATCAATATCCTCTCCTCTAAACCATGACTAATATTATATTTCTTTATTAGACATAATATTTCCTGCTATAACTTTATCAAGTTCTATTATATTATTACATAAAATGTTAACTTCTTCTACAAAATTAAGCCAGCAATAAAGTATAAACTTTATTGCTGGCTTTAAACTATCTTAAAGAAGCATCCAATTGCACTTCTAATGCTTTTACTATTCTTTCATGAACCTTTGTTACTTCTTCATCAGTTAAAGTTTTCTCATAAGACCTATATGTTATAGAATAAGCTACACTCTTTTTACCTTGCGGTATCTGTTTACCCATATATACATCGAATAATTTTACATTTTCAACTATACCACTGCTATTTTCCCAAATTATTTTTTCTATTTCTCTAACCATAATATCTTTATCAACTACTAACGCTATATCACGATTTATAGCAGGATATTTAGGAAGTGGCTTATATTTCTTCTCTAAATTAGTTAAAAATGCTATTATTTCAAAATCTAATTCTGCTATATACAGTCTTTCTTTAATACCATAGTTTTCTAATACTTCTGGATGAATCTCTCCTATCACACCAAGAACATTATTCCCTTTAATTATGTTTGCAGTTCTACCTGGGTGGAATGTAGTATAGTTTTCTTCTCTAATATATTCACAATCAGTTATGCCCAACTTTTTAAGCATTGTATCAACTACACCTTTAATATCAAAGAAATCGACTAAGCCATACATCCCTATACAAAGGGTTCTTATTTCATATGGCAATTCTTCAACAGGCAATTTTTTAGGTATGAAAATATTTCCTATTTCATAAGCCCAAGCTCTATTTACGCCATAGTTATAGTTTCTAGTTAATACTTCTATCATATTGGGAATTAAAGTAGTTCTCATAACACTATAGTCTTCACCTAATGGATTCATAATACGGACACAGCTTCTCTTCATGCTATATTCAGGTAAATTTATCTTGTCATAAGCCTTTGGACTTATAAATGAATATGTTGTTATTTCATTCAATCCAAGTCCTTTTAATATATCCTTTGTCATATCTTCAATTTTTCTGATCTTAGATTTGTCACCTCTAGTTAATGTACCAATCAAAGGTTTTGACTGTATTTTGTCAAATCCATAAATTCTGCCTATTTCTTCGATCAAATCAGCTTCAAGTTCAATATCTTTTCTGAATGTTGGGATAGTTACATGAATTTTTTCATTTTCAAATTTAGCTTTAAGCTCTAAACTGTTCAATATCTTTAGCATATCATCTACTTTTATCTCTATTCCAAGTAAATTATTTACTTTTTCTGGTCTTAATGTAATTTCTCTTTCATGAACCTTATCTTCATATATGTCAATACTACCCTTAACAACTGTACCAGCACCTATCTCCTCAATTAATTGGCAAACTCTATCGCAAGCCTTATGAACTAAGTTAGGATCTAAATCCTTCTCAAATCTAGCTGAAGCTTCTGTTCTCAATCCAACACCTTTTGAAGCCAGTCTTACACTTCTTCCATTAAAGTTAGCTGATTCTATAAGAATTGCTGTTGTCTCTTCTGAAACTTCACTATTTTCTCCACCCATCACACCTGCAATTGCAATAGGTTTATCCGCAT encodes:
- the zapA gene encoding cell division protein ZapA; its protein translation is MGEKKKVTVRIRGQEYTVIGEESEEYIKELGNYVDNKIRDILEKNSKLNRTMAATLTAFTIADELYKTRSLVDNLNKIINEKDKEIEEKLSIIKIKETEIEDIKSHYEKLSNELNDVNNNLSEYQKKIKKYEQALDLKEKELQNTQRIITELQNKLYEKQIELAQTKKELEEFIRTFDAK
- a CDS encoding DUF421 domain-containing protein, coding for MQSSIFGYFIYMLRTTLGYFLALIMVRFMGKRSIGELSAFDIVLMTGVGHIMSSVALDKELPLMEGILILSTIAVLEIALAFIAIKNRKIANIVNGKPTYLIKDGKLLKENMKKEKFNIYDLRQELRKKGIADENDVEKAIIEACGKFSVIKKYAEEPLRRKDLGIFKDGDSPQYLEQKFSELKSELNRLNMSLDNIIIEINKLKNKE
- the pheT gene encoding phenylalanine--tRNA ligase subunit beta, which translates into the protein MLVPVKWLKEYVDIDIDSKKLADKLTMSGSHVDSIESVDKGVEKVVVGKILNIEKHPNADKLVITTIDVGVEKLQIVTGATNIKVGDYVPVALVGAKLPNGLKIKKSKLRGIESYGMLCSAEELGIDEDLIPKELKDGIYILPEQYPLGSDIKEVLELYGEIIEFEITPNRPDCLSIVGMARETAATLGKELKYPEIKINKEVDDIANYVSSIEVNDKDLCKRYYARVVKDIKLKSSPTWIQRRLIEAGVRPINNIVDITNYVMLELGQPIHAFDLDKISGRKVIVRRAKEGEKIVTLDGVERELKDSMLIIADADKPIAIAGVMGGENSEVSEETTAILIESANFNGRSVRLASKGVGLRTEASARFEKDLDPNLVHKACDRVCQLIEEIGAGTVVKGSIDIYEDKVHEREITLRPEKVNNLLGIEIKVDDMLKILNSLELKAKFENEKIHVTIPTFRKDIELEADLIEEIGRIYGFDKIQSKPLIGTLTRGDKSKIRKIEDMTKDILKGLGLNEITTYSFISPKAYDKINLPEYSMKRSCVRIMNPLGEDYSVMRTTLIPNMIEVLTRNYNYGVNRAWAYEIGNIFIPKKLPVEELPYEIRTLCIGMYGLVDFFDIKGVVDTMLKKLGITDCEYIREENYTTFHPGRTANIIKGNNVLGVIGEIHPEVLENYGIKERLYIAELDFEIIAFLTNLEKKYKPLPKYPAINRDIALVVDKDIMVREIEKIIWENSSGIVENVKLFDVYMGKQIPQGKKSVAYSITYRSYEKTLTDEEVTKVHERIVKALEVQLDASLR